The Synergistota bacterium DNA segment TTTAGCGGAGGTTGGTGCTATAAAAAGAAGGCTTCCTTATCAGACTGATGATTTATTAAGGTGCAAGATAAACTCTGGGGAGGTAGATTACATAGACATTCATCTTTCTCAATGTCCTCAGATGATAAGGCACGGCTTTCTTGGTGAAATAGATTTCGCTATAGTGGAAGCTGTGGCTATAAACGAGGGTGGAGGCATAGTTCCCTCTACCTCTGTTGGCAATTCTCCTACCTTTGTTAAGATGGCTAAGAGGGTTATTGTGGAGGTTAACATCACTCAGCCTTTAGATCTTGAAGGCATGCATGATATATA contains these protein-coding regions:
- a CDS encoding acetyl-CoA hydrolase — encoded protein: MTELKSRIRDGKLHSKVTSPREAASLIGDGMVIACSGFTPAGYPKAVPLALAERVKEGELLRLSLWTGASVGPELDGALAEVGAIKRRLPYQTDDLLRCKINSGEVDYIDIHLSQCPQMIRHGFLGEIDFAIVEAVAINEGGGIVPSTSVGNSPTFVKMAKRVIVEVNITQPLDLEGMHDI